A genomic window from Bubalus bubalis isolate 160015118507 breed Murrah chromosome X, NDDB_SH_1, whole genome shotgun sequence includes:
- the LOC102413408 gene encoding CASP-like protein 4U1, which translates to MPSSLRMQAQRKMLSFPAVTLPRLGSPGFLSGVRASGDARARGPAGAEPAARPLQESAYSALRGRLQLRPPKLPTRLPFKIQKLPAHTPAPPAASSPSPSAPAPAQAPPRALGAGASLPPARCPAHMQSVTAGEGRRASAHTGPAPRRQRQRQRAARLLCPSALTQHALPGPELSRSCSPGVRAAGRNRKFGTVLVVGPGVLNTRPFAWLCRSLPPPPPSGRLPWGPFRGLA; encoded by the exons ATGCCGTCTAGCCTGAGGATGCAGGCACAGAGGAAAATGTTGTCCTTTCCTGCCGTCACCCTGCCACGATTGGGATCGCCTGGGTTTCTCTCTGGAGTCAG ggctTCAGGGGACGCGAGAGCCCGGGGCCCGGCCGGGGCCGAGCCGGCAGCGCGGCCCCTCCAGGAGTCCGCGTACTCGGCGCTGCGAGGCCGGCTGCAACTTCGGCCTCCGAAGCTGCCGACTCGGCTTCcctttaaaatacagaaactCCCGGCCCATACCCCCGCCCCGCCGGccgcctcctctccttccccctccgcccccgccccggctCAGGCTCCTCCCAGAGCCCTGGGCGCGGGGGCCTCCCTGCCACCTGCCCGCTGCCCAGCCCACATGCAAAGCGTGACCGCCGGGGAAGGCAGGCGGGCGAGCGCCCACACCGGCCCTGCGCCGCGGCGACAGCGACAGCGACAGCGAGCAGCTCGCCTACTCTGTCCGTCTGCGCTTACCCAGCATGCACTTCCAGGCCCCGAGCTATCTCGGAGCTGCAGCCCCGGGGTCAGAGCGGCCGGAAGAAACAGGAAGTTTGGGACGGTCCTAGTCGTGGGGCCGGGAGTCCTAAACACCAGGCCCTTTGCTTGGCTCTGCCGCTCCCTTCCCCCGCCTCCTCCCTCTGGCCGACTTCCCTGGGGTCCGTTTCGGGGGCTGGCCTGA